The Streptomyces sp. NBC_00670 genome window below encodes:
- a CDS encoding MmyB family transcriptional regulator, with amino-acid sequence MVQQAGGQRSVPRSVPGRPEVRAYLRDYAALLESTPFPSVVHDHRWDVVLANSAYEELFAGVGPHPTAMPGDNLLRFVLFHPDAARVLGEHESSWALPMLADFASAVERHGHDRGLQAIRREIAQDPIMDVAYRHGVPHWLRAVGADAGEPDGAVRPLHHPDPRWGGVCRVVGETPRTLREVGYVRLTLVLREAARAGARLRVVPAVEG; translated from the coding sequence ATGGTGCAGCAGGCAGGGGGACAGCGGTCGGTACCGCGGTCCGTGCCCGGACGTCCCGAGGTGCGCGCGTATCTGCGGGACTACGCGGCGCTGCTCGAGTCCACGCCCTTCCCGTCGGTCGTCCACGACCACCGGTGGGACGTCGTGCTCGCCAACTCCGCGTACGAGGAGCTGTTCGCGGGGGTCGGGCCGCATCCCACGGCCATGCCGGGCGACAACCTGCTGCGGTTCGTGCTGTTCCATCCGGACGCGGCGCGGGTGCTCGGGGAGCACGAGTCGAGCTGGGCGCTGCCGATGCTCGCCGACTTCGCGTCGGCGGTGGAGCGGCACGGGCACGACCGGGGGTTGCAGGCGATCCGGCGCGAGATCGCGCAGGACCCGATCATGGACGTCGCCTATCGGCACGGGGTGCCGCACTGGCTGCGGGCGGTGGGGGCGGATGCGGGGGAGCCGGACGGGGCGGTGCGGCCGTTGCACCACCCCGACCCCCGGTGGGGCGGGGTGTGCCGGGTGGTGGGGGAGACGCCTCGGACTCTGCGTGAGGTGGGGTATGTGCGGTTGACGTTGGTGTTGCGGGAGGCGGCGAGGGCGGGGGCGCGCCTGCGGGTGGTGCCGGCCGTGGAGGGCTGA
- a CDS encoding toxin-antitoxin system, toxin component, with the protein MGIGRDMRRLCGALVAELTLPAPADPSALYAALCSGMSRRRGRPVQFRTAVFPPGTASGLWLDMAEQDLVVVEERTAPDHQLVILGHELWHMSAGHHGHHVEGAAVAARLLSDTADLQATVHSVAARTRFDLAHEKDAESFGLLLASKCRTWLAGSSMRGPVRRDDLAGRIEASLGYRGPQG; encoded by the coding sequence ATGGGCATTGGCAGGGACATGCGCCGTCTGTGCGGCGCACTCGTCGCGGAACTCACGCTCCCGGCACCGGCGGACCCGTCCGCCCTGTACGCGGCGCTGTGCTCCGGCATGAGCCGGCGGCGCGGCCGGCCCGTCCAGTTCCGTACCGCCGTCTTCCCGCCCGGGACGGCCAGCGGGCTCTGGCTGGACATGGCCGAGCAGGACCTCGTCGTCGTCGAGGAACGCACCGCCCCCGACCACCAGTTGGTGATCCTGGGCCACGAACTGTGGCACATGAGCGCCGGGCACCACGGCCACCACGTGGAGGGCGCCGCCGTCGCCGCGCGCTTACTGAGCGACACCGCCGATCTCCAGGCCACCGTCCACTCGGTGGCCGCCCGCACCCGGTTCGACCTCGCGCACGAGAAGGACGCCGAGAGCTTCGGCCTGCTCCTCGCCAGCAAGTGCCGTACCTGGCTGGCGGGTTCCTCGATGCGCGGTCCCGTGCGCCGCGACGACCTGGCCGGGCGCATCGAGGCGTCGCTCGGCTACCGCGGACCGCAGGGCTAG
- a CDS encoding helix-turn-helix domain-containing protein, protein MTDGYEVPDAAATGLLTAVVSRVTALADRLGVPHAEVFDTGRLSAASGVPDPVVKALLAGRPAGEPDLQARFLQRLGLLRRTRLKPNGRKYTQQEIADGAGMSRQQAGALINGDRRPTMEHCDAIQRFFRVHAGFLTADDPDALATALQHIEQDLLQQLADRGGTAGRPEGPDRERTGQERAVREDGTAAHADAPPAPDDPLERLLQDHGVRGIAWRAAQLPTDQHRDKVAEWLDMLLESVKRPES, encoded by the coding sequence GTGACGGATGGCTACGAGGTTCCGGACGCCGCGGCGACGGGGCTGCTGACGGCCGTCGTCTCCCGGGTCACCGCCCTCGCCGACCGGCTCGGCGTACCGCACGCCGAGGTGTTCGACACCGGCCGCCTTTCAGCGGCGTCGGGCGTACCGGATCCCGTGGTGAAGGCGCTGCTCGCCGGGCGTCCGGCGGGCGAACCGGACCTCCAGGCCCGCTTCCTGCAACGGCTCGGACTGTTGCGCCGGACCCGGCTGAAACCGAACGGCCGCAAGTACACCCAGCAGGAGATCGCCGACGGCGCGGGCATGTCGCGCCAGCAGGCCGGCGCGCTCATCAACGGCGACCGCCGCCCCACGATGGAGCACTGCGACGCCATCCAGCGCTTCTTCCGCGTGCACGCCGGCTTCCTGACCGCCGACGACCCGGACGCGCTCGCCACCGCACTCCAGCACATCGAACAGGACCTGCTCCAGCAACTCGCGGACCGCGGGGGCACGGCGGGCCGCCCGGAGGGGCCGGACCGCGAGCGTACGGGCCAGGAACGCGCCGTGCGCGAGGACGGGACCGCCGCGCACGCGGACGCGCCACCCGCCCCCGACGATCCACTGGAACGGCTGCTGCAGGACCACGGCGTGCGCGGCATCGCCTGGCGGGCCGCGCAGTTGCCCACCGACCAGCACCGCGACAAGGTCGCGGAGTGGCTGGACATGCTCCTGGAGAGCGTCAAACGGCCCGAGTCCTGA